A genomic stretch from Streptomyces venezuelae ATCC 10712 includes:
- a CDS encoding cytochrome P450, which produces MQNEQTPATAPVTLPTGRAAGCPFDPPAGLAEVRATGPLARMTYPDGHIGWLATGHAAVRSVLGDPRFSSRYELMHYPFPGGPEGPPAPAPVGDMTGMDAPEHTRFRRLLTGKFTVRRMRQLTDRVAELTAGHLDAMERGGPGVDLVEAFARPLPALMICELLGVPYADRERFQEHAQTIMSMDVSPEEMEAAFTAFLGYMAELVAAKRAEPSDDLLGDLAQDSDLTDEELVGVGGFLLAAGLDTTANMIAHGTFALLTHPEQADALRADPALAPGAVEELMRYLTVAHTGVRTALEDVEVEGVLIRAGESVTLSLEAANRDPERFPDPDTLDVHRKATGHLGFGHGIHQCLGQQLARVEMTVALPALLRRFPTLRLDVPAEEVPLRTEMNVYGVHRLPVTWDEV; this is translated from the coding sequence GTGCAGAACGAACAGACCCCTGCCACCGCACCCGTCACGCTTCCCACCGGGCGAGCCGCCGGCTGCCCCTTCGACCCGCCCGCCGGACTCGCCGAGGTCCGCGCCACCGGCCCGCTGGCCCGGATGACGTACCCCGACGGACACATCGGCTGGCTGGCCACCGGCCACGCCGCGGTGCGCTCCGTCCTGGGCGACCCCCGGTTCAGCTCGCGGTACGAGCTGATGCACTACCCCTTCCCCGGCGGCCCCGAGGGCCCGCCGGCACCCGCCCCCGTCGGCGACATGACCGGGATGGACGCACCCGAGCACACCCGCTTCCGGCGGCTGCTCACCGGCAAGTTCACCGTCCGCCGGATGCGGCAGCTCACCGACCGGGTCGCGGAGCTCACCGCCGGGCACCTGGACGCGATGGAGCGCGGCGGCCCGGGCGTCGACCTGGTCGAGGCCTTCGCACGACCGCTGCCCGCGCTGATGATCTGCGAGCTGCTCGGCGTGCCGTACGCGGACCGCGAGCGCTTCCAGGAGCACGCTCAGACGATCATGTCGATGGACGTGTCGCCCGAGGAGATGGAGGCCGCGTTCACCGCGTTCCTCGGGTACATGGCGGAGCTGGTCGCGGCCAAGCGGGCCGAGCCCTCCGACGACCTGCTCGGCGACCTGGCCCAGGACTCCGACCTCACCGACGAGGAACTCGTCGGCGTCGGAGGCTTCCTGCTCGCCGCCGGCCTCGACACCACCGCCAACATGATCGCCCACGGAACGTTCGCGCTCCTCACCCACCCGGAACAGGCGGACGCGCTGCGCGCGGACCCGGCCCTTGCCCCGGGCGCCGTGGAGGAGCTGATGCGCTATCTGACCGTCGCCCACACCGGAGTGCGGACCGCCCTGGAGGACGTCGAGGTGGAAGGCGTGCTCATCAGGGCGGGCGAGAGCGTCACCCTCTCCCTTGAGGCCGCCAACCGGGACCCGGAGCGGTTCCCCGACCCCGACACCCTCGACGTACACCGCAAGGCCACGGGGCACCTGGGCTTCGGGCACGGCATCCACCAGTGCCTGGGCCAGCAACTGGCCCGCGTCGAGATGACGGTGGCCCTGCCCGCGCTGCTGAGGCGGTTCCCCACGCTGCGGCTCGACGTGCCGGCCGAGGAGGTGCCGCTGCGGACCGAGATGAACGTGTACGGCGTGCACCGGCTGCCCGTCACCTGGGACGAGGTCTGA
- a CDS encoding M1 family metallopeptidase — MGGERTTATDPYFPDHGDSRYRVHRYELALEYRPGPNRLAGTARLSAIAGRAPLSEFHLNLSDFRVGRILVDGRAPHYTHRGGRLRVRPAKPLPAGAAFTVEVHYAGNPRPVRSPWGGLGWEELTDGALVASQPVGAPSWYPCNDRPADKASYQISVNTPSAYTVVAGGRLLTRTTKASTTTWVYEQSAPTSSYLVGLSIGMYQTVLLGDPGLGGVPQSAHVPAHLLPRFSRDFARQPAMMQLFEELFGPYPFGEYAVVVADEELDVPVEAQGLSLFGANHVDGARGSERLVAHELAHQWFGNSVTIADWRHIWLNEGLAKYAEWLWSERSGGRGAQELAAAAHRMLSAQPQDLKLADPGRKLMFDDRLYERGGLTVHAIRCALGDRAFFRMLRDWATVHRHGVVTTAVFAAHVARYADEPVAELLSAWLHQPSLPPLPSPQGSPSIPQRPTYPPTNGGGGGRGQASA, encoded by the coding sequence GTGGGCGGCGAGCGGACAACGGCGACGGACCCGTACTTCCCGGACCACGGCGACTCCCGTTACCGAGTGCACCGGTACGAACTCGCCCTGGAGTACCGTCCCGGCCCCAACCGGCTCGCGGGGACGGCCCGGCTCAGCGCGATCGCCGGCCGGGCGCCGCTCAGCGAGTTCCACCTCAACCTCTCCGATTTCAGGGTCGGCCGGATCCTCGTGGACGGCCGGGCGCCGCACTACACCCACCGCGGCGGCAGGCTCCGGGTCCGCCCGGCCAAGCCGCTGCCCGCCGGCGCCGCCTTCACCGTGGAGGTGCACTACGCGGGCAACCCCAGGCCGGTGCGCAGCCCGTGGGGCGGGCTCGGCTGGGAGGAGCTGACCGACGGAGCGCTGGTGGCCAGCCAGCCCGTCGGCGCGCCCTCCTGGTACCCGTGCAACGACCGGCCCGCCGACAAGGCCTCGTACCAGATCTCGGTCAACACCCCCTCCGCGTACACCGTGGTGGCGGGCGGGCGGCTGCTGACCCGGACGACCAAGGCCAGCACGACCACATGGGTGTACGAGCAGTCCGCGCCCACCTCCAGCTACCTGGTCGGCCTCTCGATCGGCATGTACCAGACGGTGCTGCTCGGCGACCCGGGGCTCGGCGGGGTGCCGCAGAGCGCCCACGTACCGGCGCACCTCCTGCCGCGCTTCTCCCGCGACTTCGCCCGGCAGCCCGCCATGATGCAGCTGTTCGAGGAGCTCTTCGGGCCGTACCCGTTCGGCGAGTACGCGGTGGTCGTCGCCGACGAGGAGCTCGACGTCCCGGTGGAGGCCCAGGGGCTCTCCCTCTTCGGCGCCAACCACGTCGACGGGGCGCGCGGCTCCGAGCGGCTCGTCGCCCACGAGCTGGCGCACCAGTGGTTCGGGAACAGCGTGACCATCGCCGACTGGCGGCACATCTGGCTGAACGAGGGGCTCGCCAAGTACGCCGAGTGGCTCTGGTCGGAGCGTTCCGGCGGCCGGGGCGCGCAGGAACTGGCCGCCGCCGCGCACCGGATGCTGTCCGCCCAGCCGCAGGACCTGAAGCTCGCCGACCCCGGCCGCAAGCTGATGTTCGACGACCGGCTGTACGAGCGCGGCGGCCTCACCGTGCACGCGATCCGCTGCGCTCTCGGCGACCGCGCGTTCTTCCGCATGCTGCGCGACTGGGCGACGGTGCACCGCCACGGCGTGGTGACCACGGCGGTCTTCGCCGCGCACGTGGCCCGCTACGCGGACGAGCCGGTGGCCGAGCTCCTCTCGGCCTGGCTGCACCAGCCGTCCCTGCCGCCGCTGCCGTCACCGCAGGGTTCGCCGTCGATACCGCAGCGCCCAACGTATCCGCCGACGAACGGCGGCGGCGGGGGGCGGGGGCAGGCCTCGGCGTAG
- a CDS encoding ferredoxin, with the protein MDVRVDRARCLGAGMCALTAPQVFDQDQEEGLVTLLAARPAREQHAAVRVAAGVCPASAITVTAAAEDTDPAV; encoded by the coding sequence GTGGACGTACGAGTCGACCGCGCGCGCTGTCTCGGGGCCGGGATGTGCGCCCTGACCGCCCCTCAGGTCTTCGACCAGGACCAGGAGGAGGGCCTGGTCACCCTCCTCGCCGCCCGCCCGGCGCGGGAGCAGCACGCGGCGGTGCGCGTGGCGGCCGGGGTGTGCCCGGCGTCGGCCATCACGGTCACGGCCGCCGCCGAGGACACCGACCCGGCCGTCTGA